In Gemmobacter sp., the sequence ACCCGCGCACCGCTGCGGGCGGGCCGCGCCGCCTGCAACGGCGCCTGTCCGGGCCGCGCGCCGGGGCTGTATTTGCCGCCATACCGCTGGTTCATGCGCCTGTTCCCGTGACGGCCGCGTAAAGGATCAGCATTGCCAGCAGGGCAAAGGCCGTCCGTCTGATACCCGTCTGGCCCATCCGTGCCTCCGAACGCTGCGTCTGCAAGGACTATAGGGGATCGCGGCGCAGCGATCCATCCCGCAGCAGGGGGAATTTGCAAGCGATGGCAGCAGATTGCCGGCCGTTGCGCCTAGCGTTTCGGGCCGCGCGGCGGCTTGGCCGGCGCATTGCGCGTGGCTGGCTTCGGCCCGGACGACGGGCGGCGCGGCTTGGGATCGGTGCCATCATCGCGCGCGGCCCCCCGGCTGAAACTGCCGCGGGCGGTGGGTTTGGCGGCCGGTTTGCCGCCCGCCTCCGCCCGGTCCAGCCAGCGGCCGGCCGAGGCGGCAAGCCCTCGCGCGCCCTGTGCGGCCGGCTTGGCCGTGCCGGGCTTGGCGCGGGGGGCCGGCTTGTCGCGCTCGGTCCCCGCGCTGCGGGCCACCGGCTTGCCGGGGGCAGGCCGTTCGCCCCGCGGGGCGGGGGGGCGCGCGCCGGGCTGCGGCATCGGGGTTTCATCCAGGCCCAGCTGGTCCTTGAGCATGCGCGGCCGCACCTCGGCCACCTCGCCGGGTTTCAGATCGCCCAGCTGGAACGGGCCATAGCTGACGCGGATCAGCCGGTTCACGTTCAGCCCGATCGCCTCCATCGCGCGGCGGATCTCGCGGTTGCGGCCTTCGCGGATGCCCACGGTCAGCCAGGCATTGGCGCCCTGCTGGCGGTCGAAATTGACGGTCATCGGCTGAAACACCTCGCCGTCGATGGTGATGCCCTGGCGCAGCGGTTCGAACTGGCTGTCCTCGGGGCGGCCGTTGATCCGCACGCGGTATTTGCGCAACCAGCCGGTCGAGGGCAGTTCCAGCTTGCGTTTCAGCCCGCCATCGTTGGTCAACAGCAGCAGCCCTTCGGAATTCAGGTCCAGTCGCCCGATGGTCATCACGCGGGGCAGATCCTCGGGCAGGTGGTCAAAGACGGTGGCGCGCCCCTGTTCATCGCGCGCGGTGGTCACCAGCCCTTCGGGCTTGTGATAGAGCCACACGCGCGGCGGTTCTGGCGGGGCCAGCGGCTGGCCATCCACCGTGATGCGGTCCCTGGGGGTGACATCGCGGGCGGGGCTGTCCAGCACCTTGCCATTCACGGCGACGCGGCCTTCGGCGATCATCTTTTCCGCATCGCGGCGCGAGGCGACGCCGGCGCGCGACAGCACCTTGGCAATGCGGTCGCCGGTGGTCTTTTCCGGCTCGGCAGCGGGTTTCGGGGCCCGCGCGGGTTTGGCAGGCTTGGCCGGCGATTTCGGCGGCAGATCGGTCGGGCGGCGGGACATGGCGGGCCTTGCACTGCCCGGCGTGGCGCGGGACTGGATACCCCGGGGGCCGTCTGCCCCCGGACCCCCGAGGATATTTGGATCAGAGCGAAGGGGCAAGGCGGCTTGTCCTTTGGTGTCTTGTCCTTTGGTCGCATGCACGGCATGACGGCGGCATGAACCCGTTTCGCAGCCATATGGATCTGGCGCTGGCCGAAGCCCGCGCGGCCGCCTTGCGGGGTGAGGTGCCGGTGGGTGCGGTGGTGATCGGCCCCGGCGGCCAGGTGGTGGCCCGGGCCGGCAACCGCACGCGCGAGCTGAGCGACCCCACCGCCCATGCCGAGGTGCTGGCCATTCGCGCCGCCTGCGCCGCGCTGGGGTCCGAAAGGTTGTCCGGCCATGACCTGTACGTGACGCTGGAGCCATGCCCGATGTGCGCGGCGGCCATTTCGGCGGCCCGGATCGCGCGGCTGTATTACGGCGCGGCCGATCCGAAATCGGGCGGTGTGGCACAGGGGCCGCGGGTGTTCAGCCATGCCCAGTGCCACCATGTGCCCGACGTCTACGATGGCATCGGCGCCGCCGAGGCGGGGGCGCTGCTGACCGGGTTTTTCGCCGGGCGGCGTGGCGCTTGACGAATCAAGGCCGTCCAAGGCTTTGATCGGGCGGTCAGCTGCCGGAGACCTGTCATGCGCCCAGTCCTGCCCGCCCTGCTGCTTGTCGCCATCGCCGCATCCTGCGGGACGCCGGAATACCGCGCCGAGCGGTCGATCTGCGAGGCGGAGTGGATGCAGAAGATCCCGCCGAACTACGAACGCCAGATCGTCGAGCGGGTGCGCTACATTCAGGTTCCGACCGGCCTCAGCACCTGCACCACGGTGAACAACGTGCAGCACTGCCGCTCGCAGATGCGCAGCGAGGCGATTCCCTATACCGCCGTCGAAACCGTCGATGTGAACGCGCCGCGCCGCGATCCGCAGATTGCCGCCTGCGCGGCGCGGGTCTGTCAGGCGAAGTTCGGCAATCCCGAATGCAAGACGGCCGGCTAGGGGCGCCGGCCGCCCGCTGCCTTACACGGTGAAGGGTTGCATCACCTGCGGCTCTATCACCCGCACGCCCGGCGCCACGCCGGCCTTCAGCGCATCGGCCGACTGTTCCAGCAGGGGAAAGGTGCGGTAATGGCAGGGGATGATGGTCTTGAAGTTGAAGAACTTCCGCGCCGCATAGGCCGCGCGCTTCATGTCCATGGTGAAATGGCCGCCCGCAGACAGGATGCCGATTTCCGGGGCATGCAGATCGTTGAAGACGCCCATGTCGGCCATCACGTCGGTATCGCCGGAAAAATAGATCGTGCGCCCGCCATGTTCGATCATGTAGCCGTTTTCGGCCCCCAGATAGATCGGCCCATGTTCCCCCGAGAATGACGAGGAATGCGAGGCGGCGACCATGGTCACGTTCACATTGCCCAGTTTCACCGTGCCGCCATTGTTGAAGCCGATGGTCTTGCAGCCGTCGCGGCCTTCCAGCCAGGTGGTCAGGTCATACTTGCCGACCACCGCGATCCCCAGTTCCCTGGCGATGCCCGGCACGTCGGAAAGGTGGTCGCCGTGGCCATGGCTGACCAGCACGGCGGTCGCGCCGGCGATGGCGTCTGCCCGGGCATCGGCCGGGAAGAGCGGGTTGGTCAGCCAGGGGTCCACCAGCAGGCACTGGTCGCCGATTTCGATGCGAAAGCCGGAATGGCCAAGCCATGTGAGTTTCATCGCGTCTCCTAACTTGTGCTGTCGCGGCGGCCCGTTCATCTGTCCGGAAATATCCCGGGGGTCCGGGGGCAGGGCCCCCGGGGCCGGGGGCTTGAGCGCGCCTTGCGGGTAGGGCACCCTAGACGCTGGATCACGGAGTTTCCATGACAAACGCATCCAGCTGGCTGAGCGCCGTGGACGGCTACTGCGAACGCACCGGGCCGGAGTATTGGGCCGAGCCGGTGAACGCACTGAGCAACCTTGCCTTTGTGCTGGCTGCTGCGGTGGTCTGGCCGCGGCTGCGGGGGCGACCGATGGGGCAGGCGCTGGCGGCCGCTCTGGCGGTGATCGGGGTGGGGTCGTGGCTGTTTCATACCCATGCCAACCGGCTGACCGGGCTGATGGATGTGCTGCCGATCCTGGCGTTCATCCTGCTGTATGTTCATGCCGCGACGCGCGACTATTTCGGCGCGCGGCCCTGGGTGGCGGGGGCGGTGACGGCGGGGTTCCTGCCCTATGCCGCGCTGACGGTGCCGATCTTTGCGCAGATCCCCGGCCTGGGGTCGTCGGCGGCTTACGCGCCGGTGCCGGTGCTGATCGCGGGCTATGCGGTGCTGCTGCGCCGCCGGGCGCCGGGCACCGCGCGGGGGCTGGCCATCGGCGCGGGCCTGCTGGTGCTGTCGCTGACCTTTCGCAGCCTGGACATGCCGGTCTGCGGTGCGCTGCCGCTGGGCACGCATTTCCTGTGGCACCTGCTCAATGCCCTCATGCTGGGCTGGATGATCACGGTCTGGCGCCGCCATATGGACGGGCAGGGC encodes:
- a CDS encoding pseudouridine synthase, with the translated sequence MSRRPTDLPPKSPAKPAKPARAPKPAAEPEKTTGDRIAKVLSRAGVASRRDAEKMIAEGRVAVNGKVLDSPARDVTPRDRITVDGQPLAPPEPPRVWLYHKPEGLVTTARDEQGRATVFDHLPEDLPRVMTIGRLDLNSEGLLLLTNDGGLKRKLELPSTGWLRKYRVRINGRPEDSQFEPLRQGITIDGEVFQPMTVNFDRQQGANAWLTVGIREGRNREIRRAMEAIGLNVNRLIRVSYGPFQLGDLKPGEVAEVRPRMLKDQLGLDETPMPQPGARPPAPRGERPAPGKPVARSAGTERDKPAPRAKPGTAKPAAQGARGLAASAGRWLDRAEAGGKPAAKPTARGSFSRGAARDDGTDPKPRRPSSGPKPATRNAPAKPPRGPKR
- a CDS encoding nucleoside deaminase gives rise to the protein MNPFRSHMDLALAEARAAALRGEVPVGAVVIGPGGQVVARAGNRTRELSDPTAHAEVLAIRAACAALGSERLSGHDLYVTLEPCPMCAAAISAARIARLYYGAADPKSGGVAQGPRVFSHAQCHHVPDVYDGIGAAEAGALLTGFFAGRRGA
- a CDS encoding metal-dependent hydrolase gives rise to the protein MKLTWLGHSGFRIEIGDQCLLVDPWLTNPLFPADARADAIAGATAVLVSHGHGDHLSDVPGIARELGIAVVGKYDLTTWLEGRDGCKTIGFNNGGTVKLGNVNVTMVAASHSSSFSGEHGPIYLGAENGYMIEHGGRTIYFSGDTDVMADMGVFNDLHAPEIGILSAGGHFTMDMKRAAYAARKFFNFKTIIPCHYRTFPLLEQSADALKAGVAPGVRVIEPQVMQPFTV
- a CDS encoding ceramidase domain-containing protein, which gives rise to MTNASSWLSAVDGYCERTGPEYWAEPVNALSNLAFVLAAAVVWPRLRGRPMGQALAAALAVIGVGSWLFHTHANRLTGLMDVLPILAFILLYVHAATRDYFGARPWVAGAVTAGFLPYAALTVPIFAQIPGLGSSAAYAPVPVLIAGYAVLLRRRAPGTARGLAIGAGLLVLSLTFRSLDMPVCGALPLGTHFLWHLLNALMLGWMITVWRRHMDGQGG